A single window of Pieris napi chromosome 8, ilPieNapi1.2, whole genome shotgun sequence DNA harbors:
- the LOC125051735 gene encoding uncharacterized protein LOC125051735 isoform X2, with the protein MHQKVAGWALLALISSSAILHTLAYPQHAPLISQATSNVRTQNPQYYSNSLPLPHEQMVQERKFAEKPNALKKVALDDIDEIQNNSISDGGFSWSNMLGMIMQMLFNPGTTGPNKSDNIDTDSVAPSPWANLLSMGLKILTAILGGGASSDGIDKVDNGNSPMQFINIVVNLLDALKTSFSHRSLTARSMGRKDSVSDAALAGIAMMKTYVRSFGTNDDKCLQKYVCDANSECSTDIGPKSVFCQLGTYAASFVLERQSGATSQQFYEAGRRGRSGVDCRELYLQCNEV; encoded by the exons ATGCATCAAAAAGTAGCAGGATGGGCGCTTTTGGCCCTGATCAGTTCATCAGCAATTCTTCACACATTGGCGTACCCTCAACATGCACCTCTTATATCACAA gcTACCAGCAACGTCCGAACACAAAATCCACAGTACTACAGCAACTCGCTACCTCTGCCCCACGAGCAAATGGTACAAGAGCGCAAGTTTGCTGAAAAACCCAATGCATTGAAAAAAGTAGCCCTTGACGACATCGACGAAATTCAGAACAACTCTATTTCAGATGGCGGCTTTTCGTGGTCAAATATGCTTG GGATGATAATGCAAATGCTTTTCAATCCTGGCACCACTGGCCCAAACAAGAGTGACAACATTGACACAGACTCTGTTGCTCCATCTCCATGGGCTAACCTCCTTTCAATGGGCCTCAAAATCTTAACAGCCATCCTTGGAGGAGGTGCTTCTAGTGACGGAATCGATAAAGTTGATAACGGAAACTCACCGATGCAG TTTATCAACATCGTTGTGAACCTGTTGGATGCGTTGAAGACATCATTCTCTCACCGATCGCTGACCGCACGCTCCATGGGACGTAAAGACTCAGTCAGTGACGCAGCGCTAGCCGGTATTGCCATGATGAAAACCTATGTCAGGTCCTTCGGTACTAACGATGACAAATGTCTTCAAAAATACGTCTGCGATGCGAATAGCGAATGCTCCACAGATATTGGACCCAAGAGTGTCTTCTGTCAACTCGGAAC gTACGCTGCTAGTTTCGTCCTAGAGAGACAATCTGGCGCAACATCCCAACAATTCTACGAAGcaggacgtcgaggcagatcTGGCGTTGATTGTCGCGAATTGTATCTTCAATGCAATGAAGTGTAA
- the LOC125051735 gene encoding uncharacterized protein LOC125051735 isoform X1 encodes MHQKVAGWALLALISSSAILHTLAYPQHAPLISQATSNVRTQNPQYYSNSLPLPHEQMVQERKFAEKPNALKKVALDDIDEIQNNSISDGGFSWSNMLGMIMQMLFNPGTTGPNKSDNIDTDSVAPSPWANLLSMGLKILTAILGGGASSDGIDKVDNGNSPMQSILAAVLSTMLGAKDPDQVASMAKQAGEFINIVVNLLDALKTSFSHRSLTARSMGRKDSVSDAALAGIAMMKTYVRSFGTNDDKCLQKYVCDANSECSTDIGPKSVFCQLGTYAASFVLERQSGATSQQFYEAGRRGRSGVDCRELYLQCNEV; translated from the exons ATGCATCAAAAAGTAGCAGGATGGGCGCTTTTGGCCCTGATCAGTTCATCAGCAATTCTTCACACATTGGCGTACCCTCAACATGCACCTCTTATATCACAA gcTACCAGCAACGTCCGAACACAAAATCCACAGTACTACAGCAACTCGCTACCTCTGCCCCACGAGCAAATGGTACAAGAGCGCAAGTTTGCTGAAAAACCCAATGCATTGAAAAAAGTAGCCCTTGACGACATCGACGAAATTCAGAACAACTCTATTTCAGATGGCGGCTTTTCGTGGTCAAATATGCTTG GGATGATAATGCAAATGCTTTTCAATCCTGGCACCACTGGCCCAAACAAGAGTGACAACATTGACACAGACTCTGTTGCTCCATCTCCATGGGCTAACCTCCTTTCAATGGGCCTCAAAATCTTAACAGCCATCCTTGGAGGAGGTGCTTCTAGTGACGGAATCGATAAAGTTGATAACGGAAACTCACCGATGCAG AGTATTTTGGCTGCGGTTCTGTCGACGATGCTCGGTGCCAAAGATCCCGACCAAGTCGCCTCGATGGCAAAGCAGGCTGGAGAG TTTATCAACATCGTTGTGAACCTGTTGGATGCGTTGAAGACATCATTCTCTCACCGATCGCTGACCGCACGCTCCATGGGACGTAAAGACTCAGTCAGTGACGCAGCGCTAGCCGGTATTGCCATGATGAAAACCTATGTCAGGTCCTTCGGTACTAACGATGACAAATGTCTTCAAAAATACGTCTGCGATGCGAATAGCGAATGCTCCACAGATATTGGACCCAAGAGTGTCTTCTGTCAACTCGGAAC gTACGCTGCTAGTTTCGTCCTAGAGAGACAATCTGGCGCAACATCCCAACAATTCTACGAAGcaggacgtcgaggcagatcTGGCGTTGATTGTCGCGAATTGTATCTTCAATGCAATGAAGTGTAA
- the LOC125051737 gene encoding uncharacterized protein LOC125051737, with protein MASLVVLFIIFELVSCSENRRDTVLDHINNGIKIAKDFLGSESVAMKVADFVVRAFQTNQKQTHFSGPGFSSEESREKYQNDVNEAPQIMSPWRHLIKLFGLQTNQISAVAVNALIFVAQMITTFLSGPKQPSRQRSNDLSSYILEKNSKHLQDLIAAAKNESLSDSLEDLMNEPQEDISCIKLLFCKITPFVSKMQQSVFGKEVPKNELRGSAVFYRHLPAQDVIEAKSDICEQRYKECDLHE; from the exons ATGGCGTCACTGGTTGTGCTTTTCATTATTTTCGAATTGGTGTCGTGCAGTGAAAATAGACGTGATACAGTTCTTGATCATATTAATAATGGTATTAAAATTGCAAAGGATTTTCTTG GTTCCGAGTCTGTAGCAATGAAAGTTGCAGATTTTGTAGTTCGAGCATTtcaaacaaatcaaaaacagaCACACTTCAGCGGTCCAGGGTTCTCTTCAGAAGAGTCCAGAGAAAAATACCAAAACGACGTTAATGAGGCACCACAGATTATGTCTCCTTGGCGACATTTGATTAAGTTGTTCGGTCTTCAAACTAATCAAATTAGCGCGGTCGCAGTGAATGcacttatttttgttgcaCAAATG ATAACAACGTTTTTATCCGGCCCAAAACAACCAAGTCGCCAGCGCTCTAACGATTTATCTtcttatatattagaaaaaaactcaaaacatCTTCAAGATCTTATAGCTGCTGCAAAAAACGAATCTCTGTCAGATTCCCTAGAAGACCTTATGAATGAACCACAGGAGGACATTTcgtgtataaaattattgttctgCAAAATAACTCCATTTGTTAGCAAAATGCAGCAATCAGTGTTTGGTAAGGAAGTACCAAAAAACGAATTGAGGGGATCAGCCGTGTTTTACCGCCATCTACCGGCGCAAGATGTAATTGAAGCTAAAAGCGACATCTGTGAACAGCGATACAAGGAGTGTGATTTgcatgaataa
- the LOC125052011 gene encoding uncharacterized protein LOC125052011 encodes MSDRKIVTMLIFLLLHKTFCEPVTEIQLLNELPVEKLMQLKNSLKMVEGGYDNTTVSTTFENDGAEALALRAPIKRTDEDIYKKEDSKISHIFTMSVTTLAFLAFGGYLLCLIVHAVKAKQTSPVTQQPTFFVNSGIKRPQTQFASYGRKKREAIELLEPEEMFVALMRVCEGYAKWSADNMH; translated from the coding sequence ATGTCTGACAGAAAAATCGTCAcgatgttaatttttttactcttACATAAAACTTTCTGTGAACCAGTGACGGAAATCCAACTCCTAAACGAACTGCCAGTGGAAAAATTAATGCAATTAAAGAATTCTCTTAAAATGGTCGAGGGTGGATACGATAATACAACTGTGAGCACGACGTTTGAAAACGATGGAGCGGAAGCCCTAGCGCTGCGTGCGCCCATTAAGCGCACAGACGAGGATATATACAAGAAAGAAGATAGCAAAATAAGCCACATATTTACTATGTCCGTCACCACCCTGGCGTTTCTGGCGTTTGGCGGTTATCTGCTCTGTCTCATTGTGCACGCAGTGAAAGCGAAACAAACCAGCCCGGTTACACAACAACCTACGTTTTTTGTGAATTCGGGGATAAAGCGACCCCAAACACAATTTGCGTCATATGGCCGTAAGAAACGGGAGGCAATTGAACTGTTGGAGCCAGAAGAGATGTTTGTGGCACTGATGCGTGTGTGTGAGGGTTACGCGAAGTGGAGTGCAGATAATATGCATTAA